Proteins from a single region of Arcobacter sp. LA11:
- a CDS encoding filamentous hemagglutinin N-terminal domain-containing protein, producing MKRLIDFSSRFRILKGGKISLVVSAMLTSASLLQAAPSGGVVTSGDASISQSANVTNIHQNTQKASINWQKFNIANHETVNFKQPNSSAITLNRVIGNEKSVINGALNANGQVWILNSNGVLFGKNAS from the coding sequence ATGAAAAGATTAATCGATTTTAGTTCACGCTTTAGAATTTTAAAAGGTGGGAAGATAAGCTTAGTAGTAAGTGCAATGCTAACAAGTGCAAGCTTACTTCAAGCAGCACCAAGTGGAGGAGTAGTAACCAGTGGAGATGCAAGTATCTCACAAAGTGCTAATGTCACAAATATTCATCAAAATACACAAAAAGCGAGTATAAATTGGCAAAAGTTTAATATAGCCAACCATGAAACCGTAAACTTTAAACAACCAAACAGCTCAGCTATAACCTTAAACAGAGTTATAGGAAATGAAAAAAGTGTTATAAACGGAGCTTTAAATGCAAATGGTCAAGTATGGATACTTAACTCCAATGGTGTTTTATTTGGTAAAAATGCAAGT